One Methanolobus sp. WCC4 DNA segment encodes these proteins:
- a CDS encoding SulP family inorganic anion transporter — protein MEIQNKVSQYFKGSFTSDLKAGSITAVVALPLAIAFAIASGVEPQMGLYTAIIAGMMVSATGGSRYSITGPTGAMTVIILSTLHSFGLEGLLLAGFLAGAFQILFGILKLGKVVKYIPLPVISGFTSGIGAIILIGQIPNALGLTITSKEHVWETLYAIISSLNDVNTTAIAICIATILLLLFLPGLMSRMRYINSIPSSMIALVLSIIMVFYFRTDIPLVGSIPAGLPQIQMLNFDLDLLMNVLPAALTIALLGAIEALLCAVVCDGMTNSRHDSNKELVGQGIANMALPFFSGIPCTAAIARSAVNIREGAKTQMSGIIHALILLIILLFLGPVAAFIPKAYLAGVLILVSLRMINITEFRTTMSISKMDTMVLLATFLLTVLTDLVFAVQMGMFLSIILLFIRLTNVIDIQTMENYDRTKGINATIFADPYLEKNVSVYTINGPFFFGAMNVFESKINEHMTISKPHIILRMRYVPFIDTTGIERLKSFIRASRRQHQRVYLTSIQPEVMKRIDSDLELTELIEKQHVHICESTQEALAFVKEEYENKKIQKHID, from the coding sequence ATGGAAATTCAAAACAAGGTCTCACAATACTTCAAAGGATCGTTTACGAGTGACTTAAAGGCTGGATCTATCACGGCCGTTGTGGCGTTGCCACTTGCTATTGCTTTTGCTATTGCTTCGGGTGTGGAGCCTCAGATGGGCTTATACACGGCAATCATTGCGGGTATGATGGTATCGGCAACCGGAGGTTCACGGTACTCCATTACCGGACCAACCGGTGCGATGACCGTAATCATACTTTCAACACTGCACAGCTTCGGGCTGGAAGGACTACTCCTTGCAGGCTTCCTGGCTGGTGCATTTCAGATACTGTTCGGGATCCTGAAACTTGGCAAAGTTGTCAAATACATCCCTCTGCCCGTCATATCAGGATTCACGAGCGGTATCGGTGCTATCATTCTCATAGGTCAGATACCAAATGCACTTGGACTTACCATCACTTCAAAGGAACACGTATGGGAAACACTATACGCCATCATCTCCAGCCTCAATGATGTCAACACCACAGCAATAGCGATATGTATCGCCACAATTCTACTTCTCTTATTCCTGCCGGGACTCATGTCAAGGATGCGATACATCAACAGCATCCCTTCTTCCATGATAGCCCTGGTACTCTCCATTATCATGGTCTTCTACTTCAGGACCGACATACCACTTGTAGGCAGCATCCCTGCCGGACTTCCTCAGATACAGATGCTCAACTTCGACCTCGACCTGCTCATGAACGTCCTTCCGGCAGCTCTCACAATAGCACTTCTCGGAGCCATCGAAGCCCTGCTCTGTGCCGTGGTCTGTGACGGTATGACCAACAGCAGACATGACAGCAACAAAGAACTCGTAGGACAGGGAATAGCCAACATGGCACTGCCCTTCTTCTCAGGAATACCATGTACAGCCGCCATAGCAAGAAGTGCTGTCAACATAAGGGAAGGTGCAAAGACGCAGATGTCAGGTATCATTCACGCCCTGATACTGCTCATCATATTACTTTTCCTGGGTCCTGTGGCTGCTTTCATCCCAAAGGCCTACCTTGCAGGTGTGCTCATCCTCGTATCCCTCAGGATGATCAACATAACTGAGTTCAGGACCACCATGAGCATAAGCAAGATGGACACCATGGTCCTGCTTGCCACCTTCCTGCTCACCGTGCTCACAGACCTTGTATTCGCCGTCCAGATGGGAATGTTCCTGTCCATCATTCTGCTCTTCATAAGACTGACCAATGTCATCGACATCCAGACAATGGAGAACTACGACAGGACAAAAGGCATCAACGCCACCATCTTTGCTGACCCATATCTTGAGAAGAACGTCTCGGTCTACACCATCAACGGTCCCTTCTTTTTCGGTGCCATGAACGTCTTCGAGAGCAAGATAAACGAGCACATGACCATCAGCAAACCTCACATAATCCTGCGTATGAGATATGTACCATTCATCGACACCACAGGAATTGAGCGTCTCAAGAGCTTCATAAGAGCAAGCAGGAGACAGCACCAGAGGGTCTATCTCACCTCCATACAGCCAGAGGTCATGAAAAGAATAGATAGCGACCTTGAACTCACCGAACTAATAGAAAAGCAGCATGTGCATATTTGTGAGAGCACTCAGGAAGCTCTGGCTTTTGTGAAAGAAGAATATGAAAATAAGAAAATACAAAAACATATAGATTAA
- a CDS encoding aldo/keto reductase — translation MLYRKMPRNADELSILGFGAMRLPVKEDGSIDEGKATQMVRHSIDNGVNYVDTAWPYHMGESEPFLARALADGYREKVKLATKLPQWMVKTPEDMDRFLNAQLEKLNTDHIDYYLIHSLVKSSWETSSALGILDFLDRAKADGRIINAGFSYHGAPEDFAPIVDAYDWDFCQIQYNFLDTNVQAGTAGLKYAASKGLGVVIMEPLRGGSLADPVPGEVMDIWNEADVKRSPVAWALRWVWNHPEVTVVLSGMSEPAHVEENLRIADEGLANSLTEKELGLVSRVAEKYGELMKINCTGCRYCMPCPAGVDIPACFDVYNNLHMFGGEDRLKMMYAAKLGGILRGADTNFASQCTQCGKCLDECPQHILIPDMLEKVAEEFEGPDLEERIAFAKKLFADDRC, via the coding sequence ATGCTATACAGAAAAATGCCAAGGAATGCAGATGAGCTTTCGATACTCGGTTTTGGTGCAATGCGCCTGCCGGTGAAAGAAGATGGAAGCATCGATGAGGGAAAGGCAACGCAGATGGTCCGCCACTCGATAGACAATGGCGTCAACTATGTGGATACTGCCTGGCCGTATCATATGGGAGAAAGTGAGCCTTTCCTTGCCCGCGCACTTGCTGACGGTTACAGGGAGAAGGTAAAGCTCGCCACAAAACTACCCCAGTGGATGGTGAAAACACCCGAGGATATGGACAGGTTCCTCAATGCCCAGCTTGAGAAGCTGAACACCGATCATATTGACTATTATCTGATACACAGTCTCGTGAAAAGCAGCTGGGAGACCAGCAGTGCCCTCGGGATCCTTGATTTCCTTGACAGGGCAAAGGCCGATGGTCGTATCATCAATGCAGGATTCTCCTATCATGGTGCTCCTGAAGATTTTGCACCAATCGTTGATGCCTATGACTGGGACTTCTGCCAGATCCAGTACAATTTCCTGGATACCAATGTGCAGGCAGGAACGGCAGGATTGAAGTATGCAGCATCAAAAGGTCTTGGTGTGGTTATAATGGAGCCTCTTCGTGGTGGAAGTCTTGCAGACCCTGTTCCAGGAGAAGTGATGGATATCTGGAACGAGGCCGATGTGAAACGCAGTCCTGTGGCATGGGCCCTGAGATGGGTATGGAACCATCCGGAGGTCACTGTAGTACTTTCAGGCATGAGCGAGCCTGCACATGTGGAGGAGAATCTGAGGATAGCAGATGAAGGTCTTGCAAATTCACTGACAGAGAAGGAACTGGGACTTGTAAGCAGGGTAGCGGAGAAGTACGGTGAGCTTATGAAGATCAACTGTACCGGATGCAGATACTGTATGCCATGTCCCGCAGGTGTGGATATCCCTGCATGTTTTGATGTCTACAACAACCTGCATATGTTCGGTGGCGAAGACAGGCTGAAGATGATGTACGCTGCTAAGTTAGGCGGCATTCTCAGAGGTGCAGATACCAACTTCGCTTCACAGTGTACTCAGTGTGGTAAGTGCCTGGATGAATGCCCTCAGCATATCCTGATACCTGATATGCTCGAAAAGGTTGCAGAGGAATTCGAGGGTCCTGATCTTGAAGAGAGGATTGCTTTTGCGAAGAAGTTGTTCGCTGATGACCGTTGTTAA
- the porA gene encoding pyruvate synthase subunit PorA, with protein sequence MAPENKLDKSKMVVVEGSYAVAHAAKVCRPNVISAYPITPQTHIVEDLSQFMADGEIPNCEYINVESEFSALSALVGSSAAGARCYSATTSQGLELMHEVLFNISGMRLPVVMTIANRAVSAPISIWNDHQDAISQRDTGWLQLYAENIQEVSDMTAQAYKISEDKDILMPSMTCMDGFILSHVYEPVVLLEQDLTDEFLPTYEPEYVLDPKNPMSFGAFADPNYYTEFRYMQEQAMQRALKKIEDVANEFYDVYGRYYGGLIDEYRTDDADIIIMAMGSIVGTIKDVIDKLRDRNVKVGLLKVRSFRPFPVEAIKNVVKDAKVVVVLDKNISLGLNEGALFTETKSSLYNTDIRVPVVGYMVGHGGRDIKFDTIEKIVAEAEDVIKTGIKIESQFTDVKEELL encoded by the coding sequence ATGGCACCAGAGAACAAACTTGACAAGAGCAAGATGGTAGTTGTCGAAGGTTCATACGCTGTTGCACACGCTGCAAAGGTCTGCAGGCCAAATGTCATCTCAGCATATCCTATCACACCACAGACCCACATCGTTGAGGACCTCTCACAGTTCATGGCAGACGGTGAGATACCAAACTGTGAATATATCAACGTGGAATCCGAGTTCTCAGCACTCTCAGCACTTGTAGGTTCCTCAGCTGCGGGAGCAAGATGTTACTCAGCAACAACCTCACAGGGTCTTGAACTCATGCACGAGGTACTGTTCAACATCTCAGGTATGAGATTGCCTGTTGTGATGACAATCGCTAACAGGGCAGTCAGTGCACCTATCAGCATATGGAACGACCACCAGGACGCGATCTCCCAGAGAGACACCGGATGGTTACAGCTCTACGCTGAGAACATACAGGAAGTCTCAGATATGACCGCACAGGCATACAAGATCTCAGAGGACAAGGACATCCTTATGCCTTCAATGACCTGTATGGACGGTTTCATCCTTTCACACGTTTACGAACCTGTCGTACTTCTTGAACAGGACCTTACAGACGAGTTCCTGCCAACGTATGAACCAGAGTATGTTCTTGATCCAAAGAACCCAATGAGCTTCGGTGCATTCGCAGATCCTAACTACTACACAGAGTTCAGGTACATGCAGGAACAGGCCATGCAGAGAGCCCTTAAGAAGATAGAGGATGTAGCAAATGAATTCTACGACGTATACGGAAGATACTACGGAGGACTTATTGACGAGTATCGAACAGATGATGCCGACATCATCATCATGGCAATGGGATCCATTGTCGGAACCATTAAGGACGTCATTGATAAACTCAGGGACAGGAATGTAAAGGTCGGTCTCCTGAAGGTAAGATCATTCAGGCCATTCCCTGTTGAAGCTATCAAGAATGTTGTCAAGGATGCAAAGGTCGTTGTCGTGCTTGACAAGAACATCTCACTCGGACTCAACGAAGGTGCACTCTTCACCGAAACAAAGTCCTCACTCTACAACACAGACATCAGAGTACCTGTTGTCGGTTACATGGTAGGACACGGTGGACGTGACATCAAGTTCGACACCATCGAGAAGATCGTTGCTGAGGCAGAAGATGTCATTAAGACAGGTATCAAGATCGAGAGCCAGTTCACTGATGTGAAGGAGGAACTACTATGA
- a CDS encoding TIGR02391 family protein codes for MSKKSRKKVKPRNHLFPKKTKEIPLNEHVTDILTSVTPQCHLLDSRFFGQMEKESEYDWGCKIVESMTKANISKSIIYATLKTGRILSEYNIKYLDEDEINEWNSTIEEYCELSESDSNLIDKALNSLSRETECPNLSKEELEVIFQMRSLHPILVEKCKRTFVNSHFKESVMNGILAVFQEIKEITGRIDLDGSELIDNVFSPEKPILMTAQYELGDDGEQRGVFFLFKGFVLAIRNQFMHRSIYLENPFIAIEYISFFNFLLLILDEMRLSEEDESTVIKP; via the coding sequence ATGTCTAAAAAATCTAGAAAAAAAGTCAAACCCAGAAATCATCTTTTCCCTAAGAAAACCAAGGAAATTCCTCTTAACGAACATGTTACTGATATTTTGACTTCTGTAACTCCACAATGTCATCTTTTAGATTCTCGATTTTTTGGACAGATGGAAAAGGAGTCTGAATACGATTGGGGATGTAAAATAGTAGAGAGCATGACAAAGGCTAATATTTCAAAGTCAATTATTTATGCAACTCTTAAAACTGGAAGGATTCTAAGTGAATATAACATCAAATATCTGGATGAAGATGAAATCAATGAATGGAACTCTACTATAGAGGAATATTGTGAACTTAGTGAGTCTGATTCTAATCTAATTGATAAAGCACTAAATTCCTTATCAAGAGAAACAGAGTGTCCTAATCTATCTAAAGAAGAACTAGAAGTAATCTTTCAAATGAGAAGTCTTCATCCAATTTTAGTTGAAAAGTGCAAGAGGACTTTTGTAAACTCTCATTTTAAGGAATCTGTAATGAATGGAATACTTGCAGTGTTTCAGGAAATCAAAGAAATTACAGGCAGAATCGATTTAGACGGGTCTGAGTTGATAGATAATGTCTTTTCACCAGAAAAACCAATTTTGATGACGGCCCAATATGAATTGGGTGATGATGGTGAGCAGAGAGGCGTATTTTTTCTTTTTAAGGGATTTGTACTAGCAATCAGAAATCAATTTATGCATAGGTCTATCTATCTTGAAAATCCATTTATTGCTATTGAATATATCTCGTTTTTTAATTTTTTATTGTTGATTTTAGATGAAATGAGATTAAGTGAAGAAGATGAATCTACGGTTATAAAGCCTTAA
- a CDS encoding DUF3303 family protein has product MLFMDIMTWDPKDNEEIEKRYMSWEYPEGYNMISEWSDVSSCRVFIVYELDNEEAYARAAFPWRDIAKLETIPIMDTKKAVEIGDKIKAEMGFSLPV; this is encoded by the coding sequence ATGTTGTTCATGGACATTATGACATGGGACCCAAAGGACAACGAGGAAATTGAAAAGCGCTACATGTCATGGGAATATCCTGAAGGCTACAATATGATATCAGAATGGTCTGACGTATCCTCATGCAGGGTCTTTATAGTTTACGAACTTGACAATGAAGAGGCATATGCCAGAGCTGCATTCCCATGGAGAGATATCGCAAAGCTTGAAACCATTCCTATAATGGATACAAAGAAAGCTGTTGAGATCGGCGACAAGATTAAAGCAGAGATGGGTTTTTCTTTGCCGGTTTAA
- a CDS encoding UbiA family prenyltransferase — MIRNNPYISIIKPRAGLMDVSVVAINYATLGIWDYNFFFISLATFMVHGCCNIMNDIYDLDIDAICKPDGAVRSGRLSMRTSWSYMFFLLVAGLLLALYIDLILFLCLFLSFIIGGVMYSHPAFRLKDIPGVAMLSMAICFSLGSIGVWSVYSPLDLEGLLIAIYIFMLSFSLLSMKDFKDIAGDVNSLPLMVGVEKASRICIFLTVIPLLPLFYLVMYDLEFIIGAAVYVIFSLGCIRILMDDPVSKGKLLKHRMQMAFVAPSIVIFGLKILFI, encoded by the coding sequence ATGATAAGAAATAACCCATATATATCGATTATAAAACCAAGAGCAGGTTTAATGGATGTATCAGTTGTAGCAATAAACTATGCAACTCTTGGTATATGGGATTACAACTTTTTTTTCATAAGCCTTGCAACATTTATGGTTCATGGTTGTTGCAACATTATGAATGATATTTATGATCTTGATATTGATGCGATCTGTAAACCAGATGGAGCTGTCAGATCAGGCAGATTGTCAATGAGAACTTCATGGTCATACATGTTTTTTTTGCTAGTGGCAGGTCTTCTCCTGGCTTTGTACATAGACCTGATTCTGTTCTTATGTTTGTTCTTGAGTTTCATAATAGGAGGAGTTATGTATTCTCATCCTGCTTTTCGCTTAAAGGATATTCCCGGTGTGGCTATGCTAAGTATGGCGATATGCTTTTCTTTAGGGTCTATTGGTGTTTGGAGTGTTTACTCGCCTCTAGATCTGGAAGGTTTATTGATCGCCATCTACATATTCATGCTATCATTTTCTCTTTTATCCATGAAAGATTTCAAAGATATTGCAGGGGATGTAAATTCATTACCTCTGATGGTGGGTGTTGAAAAAGCCTCAAGAATTTGTATATTCTTAACAGTCATTCCATTGCTCCCGTTATTCTATTTAGTGATGTATGACCTCGAATTTATCATCGGTGCTGCTGTTTATGTTATTTTTTCTCTGGGTTGTATACGGATCCTAATGGATGACCCCGTATCGAAAGGAAAACTTCTCAAGCACAGGATGCAAATGGCTTTTGTAGCACCAAGCATAGTGATATTTGGACTGAAGATCCTCTTTATTTGA
- a CDS encoding 4Fe-4S double cluster binding domain-containing protein, translated as MGLQDELNRIALENGVQYFGVANLSNPREFIVDQGGDELAVYPYAISVGIRLMDPIVDKLTYRNKTAAALNYKHHAYDVINSRLDMTTSILSSHIQDNGYSALPIPASKRVDDERICAQFSHKLAAHMSGLGWIGKSCLLITPDNGPRVRWATILTDAPLQATGRNMESRCGSCNECVNICPVNAFTGRNFVESESREMRYNARKCEDYFKEMENSGQIPVCGLCVYVCPHGKKKG; from the coding sequence ATGGGTCTTCAGGATGAATTGAACAGAATTGCACTGGAAAACGGCGTCCAGTATTTTGGTGTGGCAAATCTTTCAAATCCCAGGGAGTTTATCGTTGATCAGGGTGGTGATGAGCTTGCAGTATATCCATACGCCATCTCGGTCGGAATCAGATTGATGGACCCGATAGTTGACAAACTCACCTATAGAAATAAAACAGCAGCTGCGTTGAATTACAAACATCATGCATACGACGTTATCAACTCAAGATTGGACATGACAACTTCGATCCTGAGCAGCCACATTCAGGATAATGGTTATTCAGCACTTCCAATTCCTGCATCAAAAAGGGTCGATGATGAGAGAATATGCGCCCAGTTCTCCCACAAACTGGCTGCTCACATGTCAGGACTTGGCTGGATAGGAAAGAGCTGCCTGCTGATAACCCCCGACAACGGACCAAGGGTCAGGTGGGCCACGATACTGACAGATGCACCCCTCCAGGCCACCGGAAGAAATATGGAAAGCAGGTGCGGAAGCTGTAATGAATGCGTTAATATCTGTCCGGTCAATGCCTTTACCGGAAGGAACTTTGTGGAAAGTGAGAGCCGGGAAATGAGGTATAATGCCAGGAAATGTGAGGACTACTTCAAGGAGATGGAGAACAGCGGACAGATACCTGTGTGTGGATTATGTGTCTATGTGTGTCCTCATGGGAAGAAAAAAGGTTAA
- the nth gene encoding endonuclease III translates to MTTLPTVPDNTENFDRIFELLQGEYPNAEPMLHFNNPLELLVATILSAQCTDKQVNKVTQVLFRKYVSVEDFANADINELGKDIYTTGFYRQKSKHIIGSAQLILTEFGGRVPDTMEDLLKLPGVGRKTANIVLARGYDIIEGIAVDTHVTRLSQKLGFTKNADPKKIETDLMALAEKKDLENLSMTLILHGRNVCIARRPKCGECVVRELCPSSEV, encoded by the coding sequence ATGACCACGTTACCCACTGTTCCTGACAACACTGAGAATTTCGATAGGATCTTCGAGCTTCTCCAGGGTGAGTATCCCAATGCAGAGCCAATGCTGCATTTCAATAATCCCCTTGAGTTGCTGGTTGCAACCATCCTCTCAGCCCAGTGTACAGATAAGCAGGTGAACAAGGTCACACAGGTACTGTTCAGGAAGTATGTCAGCGTTGAGGATTTTGCCAATGCCGACATCAACGAGCTTGGGAAGGATATCTACACAACAGGATTCTACCGCCAGAAGTCAAAGCACATCATCGGAAGTGCACAACTGATCCTCACAGAGTTCGGCGGAAGGGTCCCTGACACCATGGAAGACCTGTTGAAACTACCCGGTGTCGGCAGGAAAACAGCGAATATAGTCCTTGCCAGAGGGTATGATATCATCGAGGGGATTGCAGTGGACACACACGTTACCCGGCTGTCACAGAAACTCGGGTTTACAAAGAACGCTGACCCAAAAAAGATAGAGACAGACCTTATGGCACTTGCAGAGAAGAAAGACCTTGAGAACCTGTCCATGACACTGATACTTCACGGCAGGAACGTGTGTATCGCAAGGAGGCCGAAGTGCGGGGAATGTGTTGTGAGGGAGCTGTGCCCTTCCAGTGAGGTTTGA
- a CDS encoding DNA alkylation repair protein — MNPIITQLRAELEQNSDEEARASSNRFFKEPIKCYGMKTPVARKIAKAYYKQVSGKSKQEIFALCEELLSSDYMEEAFIAFEWSYNLRKQYEPEDFVMFERWVGDYVNNWAKCDTLCNHTMGTFIDMYPQFINPLKKWTASENRWYRRAAAVTLILAARRGDFLDDIFEIADMLLTDGDDLVQKGYGWMLKEASRQHQQEVFDYVVANKDVMPRTALRYAIEKMPKELRAKAMEKK, encoded by the coding sequence ATGAACCCCATAATCACCCAACTCAGAGCCGAGCTCGAACAGAACTCTGACGAAGAAGCCAGAGCCAGCTCGAACCGTTTCTTCAAAGAACCAATAAAATGCTATGGCATGAAAACCCCGGTTGCGAGAAAAATAGCAAAAGCATATTACAAGCAAGTATCCGGCAAGAGCAAGCAGGAGATATTTGCGCTTTGTGAGGAACTCCTGAGTTCTGATTATATGGAGGAAGCGTTCATTGCATTCGAGTGGTCGTACAACCTGAGAAAGCAGTATGAACCTGAGGATTTTGTCATGTTCGAGAGGTGGGTCGGGGATTATGTCAACAACTGGGCGAAATGTGATACTCTCTGCAATCACACCATGGGTACGTTCATTGACATGTATCCTCAGTTTATTAATCCACTCAAAAAGTGGACGGCTTCTGAGAATCGCTGGTACAGGCGTGCTGCTGCTGTAACACTCATTTTAGCGGCTCGCAGGGGAGACTTTCTGGATGATATCTTTGAGATAGCTGATATGTTGCTCACCGATGGGGATGACCTTGTGCAGAAAGGATATGGGTGGATGCTCAAGGAGGCCAGCAGGCAGCATCAACAGGAGGTATTTGATTACGTGGTGGCGAACAAGGATGTAATGCCACGGACTGCATTGAGGTATGCCATTGAGAAGATGCCGAAGGAATTGAGAGCTAAGGCGATGGAGAAAAAGTAA
- a CDS encoding aldo/keto reductase, with protein MLYRTNPNNGDKLSILGFGAMRLPMKEDMSIDEAKATEQLRYAIDNGVNYVDTAWPYHMGESEPFLASALAEGYREKVRLATKLPTWLVNSREDMDRFLNSQLERLNTDHIDYYLIHGLNGGSWEKMKELGVTGFLDNAKADGRIINAGFSFHGNGKDFPVIVDAYDWDFCQIQYNYMDERNQAGTEGLEYAASKGLGVIIMEPLRGGNLASPVPPEVEGIWNEAQTERSAAEWGLRWVWDHPEVTVVLSGMNELSQIQENLRIADEAEPNTLTESDLQLVGNVESKYREMMKAGCTGCRYCMPCPASVDIPTCLDTYNNLHMFKDEMSSKMMYAMRLAGVVSLDEPHFASQCVKCGECLERCPQDLPIPDLLEEVVRDLEGDDLDERVKMVKMMFFRE; from the coding sequence ATGTTATACAGGACTAATCCAAATAATGGAGATAAACTCTCAATACTCGGCTTTGGTGCCATGCGCCTGCCGATGAAAGAGGATATGAGCATAGATGAAGCAAAGGCCACAGAACAGCTTCGTTATGCAATAGACAATGGTGTCAATTATGTTGATACCGCCTGGCCGTATCATATGGGAGAAAGTGAGCCTTTCCTTGCCAGTGCTCTTGCGGAAGGATACAGGGAAAAGGTCAGGTTAGCCACCAAACTGCCTACCTGGCTTGTCAACAGTCGTGAGGATATGGACAGATTCCTCAATTCCCAGCTTGAGAGACTGAACACTGACCATATAGATTACTATCTTATACACGGTCTGAACGGGGGAAGCTGGGAGAAGATGAAGGAACTTGGCGTTACAGGTTTCCTCGACAATGCAAAAGCTGACGGTCGTATCATAAATGCTGGTTTTTCTTTTCATGGGAACGGTAAGGATTTCCCGGTAATAGTCGATGCCTATGACTGGGACTTCTGCCAGATCCAGTATAATTATATGGATGAGCGGAACCAGGCAGGTACCGAAGGACTCGAATATGCAGCTTCAAAGGGACTTGGTGTAATTATCATGGAGCCTCTGCGTGGTGGAAATCTTGCAAGTCCTGTTCCTCCTGAGGTTGAAGGTATATGGAATGAGGCACAGACAGAACGGAGTGCGGCTGAATGGGGGTTGCGTTGGGTATGGGACCATCCTGAAGTGACAGTTGTCCTCTCAGGAATGAATGAGCTATCACAGATCCAGGAGAACCTCAGGATAGCAGATGAAGCAGAGCCGAATACGCTTACAGAGAGTGATCTGCAGCTTGTGGGAAATGTCGAAAGCAAATATCGCGAGATGATGAAAGCAGGATGTACAGGTTGCAGATATTGTATGCCATGTCCTGCATCAGTGGATATTCCGACGTGCCTTGATACATATAACAACCTGCATATGTTCAAAGATGAAATGTCGTCAAAGATGATGTATGCCATGAGGCTGGCAGGTGTAGTGAGTTTGGATGAACCTCATTTCGCTTCCCAGTGTGTAAAATGTGGGGAATGTCTTGAAAGGTGTCCACAGGATCTGCCAATACCCGATCTTCTGGAAGAGGTTGTCAGGGACCTTGAGGGGGATGACCTTGATGAAAGGGTGAAGATGGTAAAAATGATGTTTTTCAGAGAATGA
- the porD gene encoding pyruvate synthase subunit PorD, producing MTIPPGGVCEAGTTRINKTGGWRTFKPVYDYDKCIKCKLCELLCPDSSINPRDDGFFEFDYEFCKGCGICANECPKDAIEMVLEEK from the coding sequence ATGACAATTCCACCGGGAGGCGTCTGTGAGGCAGGCACCACAAGGATCAATAAGACAGGCGGATGGAGAACCTTCAAGCCGGTCTATGACTACGACAAATGTATCAAATGTAAGTTATGCGAACTCCTGTGCCCTGACAGTTCAATAAACCCAAGGGATGACGGATTCTTCGAGTTCGACTATGAATTCTGCAAGGGATGCGGAATCTGCGCTAACGAATGTCCAAAGGACGCAATTGAAATGGTACTGGAGGAGAAATAA
- the porB gene encoding pyruvate synthase subunit PorB, producing the protein MKSLLAPGHRGCAGCCDAMAAKFALMGAGEDCIVVNPTGCLEVMTTPFPETAWDVPWIHSLFENAAAVGSGIEAALKALGKADKAKVLVMGGDGATLDIGMRSISGAFERGHNLTYVCIDNEAYMNTGVQRSGATPYNASTTTSPSGKVSFGNPRPKKNMPAIMVAHGAPYVTTTSIGYPKDMINKVKKATEIEGPTYVHSHAPCTTGWGFDTSKTVEVAKMAVQTGLWPLYEVEDGEVTKVRKLGKNIKPVEEYLKMQRRFKHLFTMEGGEAEIAKIQAIADKNIEEFGL; encoded by the coding sequence ATGAAATCACTGCTAGCCCCGGGACACAGAGGATGTGCAGGTTGCTGTGACGCAATGGCTGCAAAGTTCGCACTTATGGGCGCCGGAGAGGACTGTATAGTCGTCAACCCTACCGGATGTCTTGAAGTTATGACAACCCCGTTCCCTGAAACCGCATGGGACGTACCATGGATACACTCACTTTTCGAGAACGCCGCTGCTGTAGGCTCCGGTATCGAAGCTGCTCTTAAGGCACTCGGCAAGGCTGACAAGGCCAAGGTACTCGTCATGGGAGGAGATGGTGCAACACTGGATATCGGTATGCGTTCCATTTCAGGAGCATTCGAGAGAGGACACAATCTCACCTACGTTTGTATTGACAACGAGGCATACATGAACACTGGTGTGCAGAGAAGTGGTGCAACACCATACAATGCATCAACCACAACCAGTCCTTCAGGTAAGGTATCCTTCGGAAACCCAAGACCAAAGAAGAACATGCCTGCTATCATGGTAGCACACGGTGCTCCATATGTCACAACCACATCCATCGGATATCCAAAGGACATGATCAACAAGGTTAAGAAGGCCACAGAGATCGAAGGCCCGACCTACGTTCACTCACATGCTCCATGTACCACAGGATGGGGATTCGACACTTCCAAGACCGTCGAGGTAGCTAAGATGGCTGTCCAGACCGGTCTCTGGCCACTCTATGAAGTGGAAGATGGAGAGGTCACCAAGGTCAGGAAGCTCGGCAAGAACATCAAACCTGTTGAGGAATACCTCAAGATGCAGCGCCGCTTCAAGCACCTTTTCACCATGGAAGGTGGAGAGGCTGAGATCGCTAAGATCCAGGCAATTGCAGATAAGAACATTGAAGAGTTCGGGCTCTAA